In the genome of Bacillus sp. S3, one region contains:
- a CDS encoding serine/threonine-protein kinase: MIKIGTIIDERYEILKEIGRGGMSIVYLAMDNRLKKSLVVKDIRKRANKDDDLLVNSLVVEANMLKRLDHGALPRIYDVIDRQGEIYVVMDYIEGESLKEKLKRENTASALEVIDWARQLSDVLGYLHTRKPNPIIYRDMKPDNIMLTPEGKIKLIDFGIAREFKTENSTDTTNLGTKGYAAPEQISGKQTDARTDIYSLGVTLYHLVTGKTLNDPPYELRPIRTWNSALPEGLEHIITKCTAAEPDDRYQSCEELSYDLLNINKLTQGYKRKLWKKFVVFLIPAVLFLGFATTSVMGYKGMKNEQLQDYMSLINEANGYIQNGQDRDAIKLFEQAIKLDKGRAMAFNNLLDLYIQSGEADKGLSNIERYIDEGYGNIDKNSEVLFKVGMTYFDVEKDYFRAQEFFNKVDQEVKPEVEYYKSLALTMGSLNIDYKKFAKELDEFEKYNDKTRNDAKKIDNYNSLANIYLSYKAQIPDANTKAIQLITKSKDVLIKLDDDFLADKYVKDFELKLAQAYYSKGINSKDKTTAIYDYEEAIRHYTNLLGGSEEIKQEEYMLKIGTIYEEMDKRERAAEQFELTIKQFPSSLTAYSKLGNLLLDMEQAKEESLRNYAAALRVYEKASQLKDAAKDESFIKLTRRYTNLNLVGQGG, from the coding sequence TTGATTAAAATCGGCACCATTATTGATGAACGCTATGAAATTTTGAAAGAAATCGGCCGCGGCGGAATGAGTATTGTCTACCTCGCCATGGATAACAGGCTCAAGAAATCGCTCGTCGTCAAGGATATCCGCAAGCGGGCAAACAAGGACGACGATTTGCTTGTCAACAGTCTTGTCGTTGAGGCGAATATGCTCAAAAGATTAGACCATGGCGCCTTACCGCGGATCTATGATGTCATTGACCGCCAAGGCGAGATTTATGTAGTAATGGATTATATTGAAGGTGAATCGCTGAAGGAGAAGCTGAAGCGTGAAAATACAGCTTCCGCGCTTGAGGTGATTGATTGGGCGAGGCAGTTAAGTGATGTGCTTGGCTACCTACATACACGAAAGCCAAATCCGATTATTTATCGCGATATGAAGCCAGATAATATCATGCTGACTCCCGAGGGGAAAATTAAGCTGATTGACTTCGGAATCGCCAGGGAGTTTAAGACAGAGAATTCTACCGATACCACAAATCTGGGGACAAAAGGGTATGCAGCCCCAGAACAGATATCCGGCAAGCAAACAGATGCGAGAACGGATATTTATAGTTTAGGTGTGACCCTTTACCATTTGGTGACGGGAAAAACCTTGAATGACCCGCCATATGAATTAAGGCCGATTCGCACCTGGAATTCGGCGCTGCCAGAAGGTCTTGAGCATATTATTACAAAATGTACTGCGGCTGAACCGGATGACCGATATCAAAGCTGTGAAGAGCTGAGCTATGATCTTCTGAATATCAACAAATTAACACAGGGATATAAACGAAAGCTTTGGAAAAAATTTGTGGTATTCTTGATCCCGGCCGTACTGTTCCTTGGATTTGCAACGACTTCTGTCATGGGTTATAAAGGGATGAAAAATGAACAGCTGCAAGATTATATGAGTTTAATCAACGAGGCTAACGGCTATATCCAAAATGGCCAGGATCGGGATGCCATTAAACTTTTTGAACAGGCGATTAAGCTCGATAAAGGCAGGGCAATGGCCTTTAATAACTTACTAGATTTGTATATTCAAAGCGGCGAAGCGGATAAGGGCCTATCGAATATTGAACGATATATCGATGAGGGGTATGGCAATATTGATAAAAATAGTGAGGTTCTGTTTAAAGTTGGGATGACCTATTTTGATGTGGAAAAGGACTATTTCCGGGCGCAAGAATTTTTTAATAAGGTTGATCAAGAAGTCAAACCTGAAGTAGAGTACTACAAGTCATTAGCGTTGACGATGGGAAGTTTAAACATCGACTATAAAAAGTTTGCCAAAGAATTGGATGAATTTGAAAAATACAATGATAAAACCCGCAATGATGCGAAAAAAATTGATAATTACAATTCGTTAGCGAATATTTACCTGTCGTATAAAGCACAAATCCCTGATGCCAATACGAAGGCGATTCAATTAATTACCAAGTCAAAAGATGTCCTCATCAAATTGGATGATGACTTTTTAGCCGATAAATATGTGAAGGACTTTGAACTGAAATTAGCACAAGCTTATTACAGTAAGGGAATCAATTCCAAAGATAAAACAACTGCAATTTATGATTATGAGGAAGCAATCCGCCATTATACCAATCTCCTTGGAGGCAGCGAGGAAATTAAGCAAGAAGAGTACATGCTGAAAATCGGGACAATCTATGAGGAAATGGACAAGCGCGAGCGGGCTGCCGAACAATTCGAGCTGACCATCAAGCAGTTTCCCTCCAGTCTCACTGCTTATTCAAAACTAGGAAACTTACTGCTTGATATGGAGCAAGCGAAGGAAGAGTCACTTCGGAATTATGCTGCAGCGTTAAGGGTGTACGAGAAGGCATCACAATTAAAAGATGCGGCTAAGGATGAGAGTTTTATCAAACTGACAAGAAGGTACACTAATTTGAATTTGGTAGGGCAGGGGGGATAA
- a CDS encoding PP2C family protein-serine/threonine phosphatase: MSFQVAYHTDAGIKKKTNQDALLLKSAKTPKGRIGLFIVCDGMGGLTQGELASATVIRGMSDWFETELPKIILSGHEQVETEIRQQLAAYVKGLNRKILEYGETASLKLGTTITALLIVNTKYFLLHVGDSRAYQIHKDLLQLTKDQTLVARELERGNITEEQAKVDPRRNVLLQCVGASPGLDPVITDGEVKDGDLFMLCTDGFYHEISEDEIFTRLNPDHLSGEEQMKETVTGLVELVKKRKETDNITVLITKVTAGDAP, translated from the coding sequence ATGTCTTTTCAAGTTGCTTACCATACTGACGCAGGCATTAAAAAGAAAACCAATCAAGATGCTTTGCTGCTTAAATCAGCCAAGACACCAAAGGGCCGTATCGGCCTGTTCATCGTTTGTGACGGAATGGGCGGGCTTACGCAAGGAGAATTGGCAAGTGCAACCGTGATTAGAGGGATGTCTGACTGGTTTGAAACGGAACTGCCAAAAATCATTCTTTCCGGCCATGAGCAGGTCGAGACAGAAATCAGACAGCAATTAGCAGCCTATGTAAAGGGGCTTAATCGAAAAATCTTGGAGTATGGGGAAACGGCAAGCCTGAAGCTGGGGACAACCATCACCGCTTTATTGATTGTGAATACCAAGTATTTTCTTTTGCATGTGGGCGATAGCAGAGCCTACCAGATTCACAAGGATCTTCTTCAACTAACGAAAGATCAAACGCTGGTGGCTAGGGAGCTTGAACGCGGCAATATTACTGAGGAACAGGCAAAAGTCGACCCGCGCCGCAATGTCCTGCTGCAATGTGTCGGGGCATCCCCGGGCTTGGACCCTGTCATAACCGATGGTGAGGTGAAAGACGGGGATTTGTTCATGCTGTGTACGGATGGATTTTACCATGAAATCAGTGAGGACGAAATATTTACCCGCTTAAATCCGGACCATCTATCCGGTGAGGAGCAGATGAAGGAGACGGTCACAGGCCTTGTTGAACTGGTGAAGAAACGCAAGGAAACCGATAATATCACTGTTTTAATAACGAAAGTAACAGCAGGTGATGCGCCTTGA